The Christiangramia flava JLT2011 region GCGATCCTTGGAATTGATGTGAAAAAGCACCCTGACCGTATGCAGTACCTATATAATCTTCCGTTCCCGAACCTACCAAACTTGGATAATCTGAGTCCCCGTCAATATACATCTTTACCTCTCCTTCGCCAAACCAGGTATCTTCATAAGACTCGGCTGTTTTCACCCCGATATTAGTTCCTAAGAAACGTCCTTTTCCGGAGATCTTCGGAAGAATTTCAAAATCCTTTCCGAGTTCTGTTTCCATCTCCCTGTGCCAGTAAGCATGGAAATAGCTTATCTTATGGTCAAAATGCTTTCTACTGAAATTAATATCATAAAAGAGCGCGCCAAGATCTTTATCTGATTCATTTCTCACAACAATCCTCGCGGCAGTTTTAAAAGGCATTGGAATATAGCAATTAAACGAGCGCCCTTCAGGATCGGTAAAAAAAACGCTTTCAAACGGCACGCGCTTCCCGAGTCCAATTCCGAAGAAATCGCCGATAGGAACTGAAACTGCAGGCTTCTCTTTTTGATCCCAATACATTTCTATCACCAAAGATCGTAATATCTCCGGACTACGATCACTGAAAGTCATCCAGATGCGGTTTACCACTCCGCTCCCTTCAATATTTAGCAGATCTATTGATTCCCCCGCCCTGATCTGATTAAAGGCATGACCTTTTGCTCCTTTGTTCTCTTTACCTCCCTCACCCTTTTCAGCCTTAGGGTTTTCAAAACTGGACCAGCCAGTGGTAGTGTTTTCCGGAATTTGATATAATTCCTGAGCGCCAGAATATTGAGCTGTCATCAAAAAAAAACCAATTACAACCAGTTTTATAATAGACTGCATTATTAGGTTTTTTGTGGTTTTTTCTTGGCCGCCGGAAAGAGAACATTATTCAGTATTAAGCGATAACCGGGAGAATTAGGATGCAGCTCGAGCTCGGTTTTAGGATCCCCAACCCGATGTTCATAATCTTCCGGGTCGTGCCCGCCGTAAAAAGTAAAAAAACCCTTGCCTTTGACGCCATGTATGTAACGCGCCTCACCATTCAATTTACATTCTCCCATAATCAGAACGCCAGGTTTGATTAAATCAGGATCAAAACTGGTTGTCTGGCCCATAAATCCTTTGACCAAACGGGTATGATTTTGCGTAAGCATCGTTGGTACCACGTCCCATTTAGCCGAATAATCCATTAGGGTAAAATAGTCATTTTCCGCAGCGATATTTCTTTTCGTAGTCATATCTATATCTGAAAATTCATAGACCATCGGGTTTCGCTCCAACTGAAAATCTTTAAAAGCAAAAGTATTTCCGAAGTCAATTTTTGACTGGTATCCGGGTTCGCTTGGATCACCATCAAACATAGGCTCACAGATATCCACGCCGTTTGCTGAAAGTGCAATATCAAAACTATCGGTCGCGCTGCACATGGCAAACATAAATCCACCGCCAATTACAAAATCCCTGATTTTGGTTGCAACTGCCAGTTTTTCTTCGGAAACCTTTGAATATCCCAGGTCTGCCGCAAGTGCTTCCGCATCTTTTTTATCCTGTATATACCATGGAGTCGTTCGAAAAGCGGCATAAAATTTTCCGTACTGCCCCGTGAAATCCTCGTGGTGCAGGTGCAGCCAGTCATACAATAACAAACCATCTGCAAGCACCTCCCGATCATAAATGGTTTTATACGGAATCTCTGCATAAGTCAGTGCCATAGTTACGGCGTCATCCCAGGGTTTATTGCCTTGTGGAGAATAGACTGCGATCTTCGGGGCTTTTTCCAGTTCCACGGCTTCCATATTTTTCGCTGGGCTATTAATTTCTTCTAATATCGAAGTGGCCTTAGCATCACTGACCTGTTCATAATCCACTCCTCGAATCTGGCATTCCTTCTGAAGGTTCTGTGCATCGGAAATTAAAAAAGCCCCCCCTCGATAGTTCAACAACCAGGTTACTTTTAACTGATTTTCCAGCGCATAATACACGATTCCATAAGCTTTCAGGTGATCTCCTTGGCTTTCGGCATCCATCGGGATCAGAATCCTGGAAGCCTGTGCTGAAAAAACTGTTAGCCATAGAAACAAAAACAGCAGACTTTTTTTACTGAAAAGTCTGCTGCTATTATTTTTAAACAATATGTTCTTATAGAATTTTTCTGAGCCTTTAAAATGGTACGTCGTTGTCATCATCAAAATCGTTCATGGAACTGCCAAAAGCTTCATCTGCACTCGGGTTTGGCAGATTATGATTTCCGAAACCGTCGTCATCATCCCCACTGTTCATCCTGGAAGGAATTTCAGAAGGAAAACTGAAGTCTTCTAAATTATCAAATTTACCGAGTTCTCCAATGAATTTCAGCCTGATATTTTCCAAACCACCATTACGGTGCTTCGCTACGATGAATTCTGCCTGCCCTTGTGTAGGCGTTCGTTCCTCATCATCCCATTCTTCAATTTTATAATATTCAGGACGGTAAATGAACGAAACGATATCCGCATCCTGCTCGATCGCCCCAGATTCCCTAAGGTCAGACAGTAAAGGTCTTTTACTCCCTCCACGGGTTTCCACCGCACGTGAAAGCTGTGAAAGAGCGATCACCGGAACGCTCAATTCTTTTGCCAGGGCTTTCAGGTTACGTGATATCGTAGAAATTTCCTGCTCCCTGTTTCCTCCCTTCTGGCTTCCTCCGGCGGTCATCAGCTGAAGGTAGTCAATTACGATCAGGCGAATGCCGTGTTGGGAAGCGAGACGTCTTGCTTTCGCACGAAGATCGAAAATAGACAGGGAAGGTGTATCATCGATAAAAAGCGGTGCTTTTTCCAGATCTTTTACCTTCACGTTTAATTGTTCCCATTCGTGCTGTTCGAGTTTACCGGTACGAAGTTTTTCCGAAGAAAGCCCGGTTTCCGAAGAAATCAAACGGGTAATCAACTGTACCGAGGACATTTCCAGGGAGAAGAATGCTACGGGAACACTTTGGTCTACCGCCATGTTTCTGGCCATCGAAAGCGTTAAAGCCGTTTTACCCATACCTGGTCGTGCCGCCACGATGATCAAATCTGAAGGTTGCCAACCGGAAGTAAGTTCATCCAATTTTTCGAATCCTGAAGGAATACCACTTAAACCTTCCTTATTGGAGATTTCCTGGATCTTTTTCTTCGCCTGCATGACCAAACTCTGGGCAGTTTCCGTGGAACGCTGAATGTTCCCCTGTGTTACTTCATAGAGTTTTGCCTCCGCGTTGTCCAGCAGATCAAAAACATCGGTTCCTTCATCATAAGCTTCCTCAATGATCTCACTGGAAATCTTGATCAGGCTCCGTTGAATATATTTCTGAAGAATGATCCTAGCGTGAAATTCGATATGCGCGGAAGAGGATACTTTCTGGGTAAGCTGAATCAAATAATAATCTCCCCCAGCCTTATCAAAATTTCCATCCTTTTTCAGCTGGTTGGAAACGGTTAATAAGTCAATTGCCTCAGAATTATCAAAAAGCTTTTTAACGGCGCCGTATATGAGTTTGTGGGCGTTTTTATAAAAAGCATCCGCATGAAGGATGTCGATGATCTCATCGACCCCTTTCTTATCAATCATCATCGCACCCAGAACAACCTCCTCTAAATCAATAGCTTGCGGAGGTATCTTGCCTTTTTCCAGGCTTACGACATTTTGCTTTTTATAAGAAATACTTTGAGGGGAGGTGATTTTTTCCATATAACGAAAGTAACCAATTTGTTAATGCAATCTTAAAAAATGCGGCCGAACTTCCTTCACAGGTCATCAACAAATTGGATGTTGATAAGTTTTATTTTCTGTTAATAAGATAAAAAAATCCGGAAAGAAAATTCCGGATTTTCAAAGACGTTTTATAAACAAAGAATCTATCCGTCGAACACACCCATTGCCAGGTACTTGTCCATTCTTTTTTCGATACGCTCCTTTGGTGATAAGTTTTTCAAATCATCATAAGCTTGAGAAATTGAAGATTTTACCGTATCAAAAATCTCGTCGCGATTGCCGTGCGCACCACCAAGCGGTTCTTTAATGATCTCATCGATCAGTTTCTGCTTTTTCATATCGGTGGCGGTAAGTTTTAAAGCTTCTGCCGCCTGCTCTTTATAATCCCAGCTTCTCCAAAGAATGGAAGAACAGGATTCCGGAGAAATAACCGAATACCACGTATTTTCCAGCATCATCACCTTGTCTCCCACTCCAATTCCTAATGCTCCGCCACTGGCTCCTTCCCCAATGATCACCACGATAATTGGAACTTCAAGCCTGGTCATTTCCAGGATATTTCGGGCGATGGCTTCTCCCTGTCCGCGCTCTTCAGCTTCCAGGCCAGGATAAGCTCCCGGGGTATCTACAAAACACACTACAGGAATATTGAATTTTTCCGCAGATTTCATCAGGCGAAGTGCCTTCCGGTAACCTTCTGGATTTGCCATTCCAAAATTGCGATACTGGCGGGTTTTGGTATTGTAACCTTTTTGCTGACCAATGAACATATAGCTCTGGTCACCAATTTTCCCCAGACCACCGATCATCGCCTTGTCATCGCGTACATTTCGATCTCCATGCAGCTCCAGGAAGGTGTCTCCACAAATAGCATGAATGTAATCTAATGTATATGGGCGGTTGGGATGGCGCGAGATCTGAACCCTTTGCCAGGGCGTGAGATTTTTATAGATTTCCTTCTTTTTCTCTTTAAGTTTCTTCTCGATTTGCTTGCAGGTCGCCGTTACGTCTACCTCACTCTCTTCACCGATATTGCAAGCTTTTTTATACTGATCTTCTAACTCCTTAATAGGTTGTTCAAAATCTAAATATTCCATAGTTGGGTATGGTATTTAATTTTACAGCCTACAAATATAATAACTTTTAAAGGGATGGATTCCCGTTCGGTCTTAAATTTCTTCAGAAGTTTTGAGATTAGCGCTTGGCTCGTAGTAATAGCACTACTGCGAGGAGCCCGAAAACAAAATTAGGGAACCAAACCGCCAAAAATGGAGAAAAAGTAGATTGTTCCGCGATAGTTCCGAAGACCTTGTCGAAGAAAACATAGACAAATGCCAGTGAAATCCCCACTGCCAGGTTCACGCCCATTCCGCCCCTTCTTTTAAACGACGAAACCGCTACCGCAATAATGGTAAGAATGAAAGCTGAAACGGGAATACTCCATCTTTTATAGGCCACTACCAAATAACGATTGATGTTACCGGAGCCTCTGCGTTGTTCTTTTTCAATAAAATCGTTGAGTTCGGTGAAATTAAGGGTTTCCGCGATATAATTTTCAGGAGTGAGTTCATCAAATTCGAACGGAAGAAGGGTATCCAGGGTTCGTAGATACAGAATACTGTCCCGCTCCTTCCCCACAATTCTCTTGTCTACCCGCTTTAAATGATATAAACTGTCTTCTTCTTCCCATTTCAAGGTCGATGCGCTGAGCTTGAACTTCAGTTCGTTATTTTCAAAATGCTCCAATGTGAAATTCCTGGCCGATTGTGATTTAGGCTGAAAATGACTCGCGTAAATGAATTCCTGATCATTGATCTGCCGGTAAACATCGCTGGTTTCCTGGGCCTCCTTCCCTTTTTTCAGGTACTGATAAATAAATTCATTATAGCCTTTATTCGCCTGTGGCGCGAGATACATGGAACTGGCCAGCGCTCCAAGGCATACGATCGTCGCCCCGATCAGGTACGGTCTTAGAAAACGATAGAATGAAACTCCACTGCTCAGATAGGCGATAATTTCGGTATTCATCGCCAGTTTTGACGTGAACCAGATCACTGAAAGGAACAGGAAAATTGGGAATAAGAGATTGGCAAAATAGATGATGAAATCGAAATAATAATACACCACCTCCATGAAGGGCACCTGGTTTTCCAGGATCTTATCGATCTTTTCCGCAAGATTTACGGTAATCCCGATAGGAATAAATAGGAAAAGCATCGTGAGAAAAGTTCCCAGATAGCGTTTCAGAATGTACCAGTCAAGAATCTTCAAGTTCCCGGATTATAATCGTTTATCCATTTGTTTTACCATCTTATCCTTCCAGGGGGTAAAATCTCCGGCTAAGATATGTTTTCTTGCCTCTCTTACCAACCAAAGATAAAAAGCCAGGTTATGAATGCTCGCAATTTGCCTGCCAAGCATTTCATTTACTGAAAATAAATGCCGAACGTAAGCCTTGCTGTACATCGTATCTACAAATGAAGTTCCTTCTTCATCCAAAGGCGAAAAATCGTCTTCCCACTTTTTGTTTTTGATGTTGATGGTCCCGTGAGCCGTAAACAGCATTCCATTTCGGCCATTACGGGTAGGCATCACACAATCGAACATATCGACTCCTAACGCGATATTTTCCAGAATATTGATGGGTGTTCCAACGCCCATCAGGTAGCGCGGCTTATCTTCCGGAAGAATATTGGTCACCACTTCAGTCATGGCATACATCTCTTCCGCGGGTTCCCCTACTGAAAGTCCGCCGATCGCATTTCCTTCAGCTCCGGCATTGGCGATATATTCCGCAGATTCCATCCGCAGATCTTTATAGGTGCTTCCCTGAACGATAGGAAACAAGGTCTGGCTGTAGCCGTATAGCTCGGGAGTCTTTTTTAGATGGGTCATACAACGATCCAGCCAGCGATGTGTCATATGCATGGATCTTTTGGCATAGTGATAATCGCAGGGATAGGGCGTACATTCGTCAAAAGCCATGATAATATCGGCACCTATTGCGCGCTGAATTTCCATGACGTTTTCTGGAGTAAAAGTATGATAGGAACCATCGATGTGCGATTTAAACTTCACTCCTTCCTCCTTGATCTTTCGCCTGGCGGAAAGGGAATAAACCTGGTAGCCACCACTATCAGTAAGGATATTACGGTCCCAGTTCATGAATTTATGAAGTCCACCGGCTTTTTTCAGAATATTGGTTTGCGGCCTGAGATATAGATGATAGGTGTTCCCGAGGATAATATCAGGATTAATGTCTTCTTTCAGTTCTGTCTGGTGCACTCCTTTCACAGAAGCCACCGTTCCAACCGGCATAAAAATGGGCGTTTCGATCACCCCATGATCGGTTGTGATCTTACCGGCTCGAGCCTTGCTTCCCGTATCTTTGCCTTTCAGTTCAAATTTCATAGTACGCTTTAATGGGCGCAAAGATACTGAAGTTAAGTGCAAATTGAATGAAACCAACGCATTCGTGTTAGTAAAGTGACAAAAAAGTTGATAACTGCAATAGTTGCACTTGGCTAAAGATTTTAGAAAACCTATTTTTGTTTGCAGTTAAACAACACGATAAAAAATGCCAGAAATCAAAGAATTACAGGATTTTGCCACCCAGGTTAGGCGGGATATTTTACGAATGGTGCATAAGGTGAATTCGGGGCACCCCGGTGGATCTTTAGGTTGTACCGAATTTTTCACGGCGCTCTATAAAGAAGTGATGGATCACCATCCAGATTTCAATATGGACGGAAATGGGGAAGACCTGTTCTTCCTTTCAAATGGCCATATTTCACCAGTATTTTACAGCGTGCTGGCTCGCACCGGTTATTTCCCTGTAGAAGAACTGAGTACTTTTAGACTGATCGACTCCAGGCTACAGGGACACCCAACCACTCACGAAGGCTTACCGGGAATACGGGTGGCTTCAGGATCGCTGGGCCAGGGAATGAGTGTGGCTATCGGCGCTGCTCAGGCAAAAAAACTGAATAAAGATAAACATCTGATCTTCTCGCTCCACGGAGACGGGGAACTTCAGGAGGGACA contains the following coding sequences:
- a CDS encoding LptF/LptG family permease; the protein is MKILDWYILKRYLGTFLTMLFLFIPIGITVNLAEKIDKILENQVPFMEVVYYYFDFIIYFANLLFPIFLFLSVIWFTSKLAMNTEIIAYLSSGVSFYRFLRPYLIGATIVCLGALASSMYLAPQANKGYNEFIYQYLKKGKEAQETSDVYRQINDQEFIYASHFQPKSQSARNFTLEHFENNELKFKLSASTLKWEEEDSLYHLKRVDKRIVGKERDSILYLRTLDTLLPFEFDELTPENYIAETLNFTELNDFIEKEQRRGSGNINRYLVVAYKRWSIPVSAFILTIIAVAVSSFKRRGGMGVNLAVGISLAFVYVFFDKVFGTIAEQSTFSPFLAVWFPNFVFGLLAVVLLLRAKR
- a CDS encoding asparagine synthetase B, which encodes MMTTTYHFKGSEKFYKNILFKNNSSRLFSKKSLLFLFLWLTVFSAQASRILIPMDAESQGDHLKAYGIVYYALENQLKVTWLLNYRGGAFLISDAQNLQKECQIRGVDYEQVSDAKATSILEEINSPAKNMEAVELEKAPKIAVYSPQGNKPWDDAVTMALTYAEIPYKTIYDREVLADGLLLYDWLHLHHEDFTGQYGKFYAAFRTTPWYIQDKKDAEALAADLGYSKVSEEKLAVATKIRDFVIGGGFMFAMCSATDSFDIALSANGVDICEPMFDGDPSEPGYQSKIDFGNTFAFKDFQLERNPMVYEFSDIDMTTKRNIAAENDYFTLMDYSAKWDVVPTMLTQNHTRLVKGFMGQTTSFDPDLIKPGVLIMGECKLNGEARYIHGVKGKGFFTFYGGHDPEDYEHRVGDPKTELELHPNSPGYRLILNNVLFPAAKKKPQKT
- the tgt gene encoding tRNA guanosine(34) transglycosylase Tgt, which encodes MKFELKGKDTGSKARAGKITTDHGVIETPIFMPVGTVASVKGVHQTELKEDINPDIILGNTYHLYLRPQTNILKKAGGLHKFMNWDRNILTDSGGYQVYSLSARRKIKEEGVKFKSHIDGSYHTFTPENVMEIQRAIGADIIMAFDECTPYPCDYHYAKRSMHMTHRWLDRCMTHLKKTPELYGYSQTLFPIVQGSTYKDLRMESAEYIANAGAEGNAIGGLSVGEPAEEMYAMTEVVTNILPEDKPRYLMGVGTPINILENIALGVDMFDCVMPTRNGRNGMLFTAHGTINIKNKKWEDDFSPLDEEGTSFVDTMYSKAYVRHLFSVNEMLGRQIASIHNLAFYLWLVREARKHILAGDFTPWKDKMVKQMDKRL
- the dnaB gene encoding replicative DNA helicase, whose translation is MEKITSPQSISYKKQNVVSLEKGKIPPQAIDLEEVVLGAMMIDKKGVDEIIDILHADAFYKNAHKLIYGAVKKLFDNSEAIDLLTVSNQLKKDGNFDKAGGDYYLIQLTQKVSSSAHIEFHARIILQKYIQRSLIKISSEIIEEAYDEGTDVFDLLDNAEAKLYEVTQGNIQRSTETAQSLVMQAKKKIQEISNKEGLSGIPSGFEKLDELTSGWQPSDLIIVAARPGMGKTALTLSMARNMAVDQSVPVAFFSLEMSSVQLITRLISSETGLSSEKLRTGKLEQHEWEQLNVKVKDLEKAPLFIDDTPSLSIFDLRAKARRLASQHGIRLIVIDYLQLMTAGGSQKGGNREQEISTISRNLKALAKELSVPVIALSQLSRAVETRGGSKRPLLSDLRESGAIEQDADIVSFIYRPEYYKIEEWDDEERTPTQGQAEFIVAKHRNGGLENIRLKFIGELGKFDNLEDFSFPSEIPSRMNSGDDDDGFGNHNLPNPSADEAFGSSMNDFDDDNDVPF
- a CDS encoding transketolase, with translation MPEIKELQDFATQVRRDILRMVHKVNSGHPGGSLGCTEFFTALYKEVMDHHPDFNMDGNGEDLFFLSNGHISPVFYSVLARTGYFPVEELSTFRLIDSRLQGHPTTHEGLPGIRVASGSLGQGMSVAIGAAQAKKLNKDKHLIFSLHGDGELQEGQNWEAIMYASAKGVDNLIATVDLNGQQIDGSTETVLPMGNLRAKFEAFGWDVMEIEDGNDIEQVIKGLQEAKTRTGKGKPVCILMHTVMGHGVDFMMHTHAWHGKAPNDEQLENALSQNPETLGDY
- a CDS encoding glycoside hydrolase family 172 protein, with amino-acid sequence MQSIIKLVVIGFFLMTAQYSGAQELYQIPENTTTGWSSFENPKAEKGEGGKENKGAKGHAFNQIRAGESIDLLNIEGSGVVNRIWMTFSDRSPEILRSLVIEMYWDQKEKPAVSVPIGDFFGIGLGKRVPFESVFFTDPEGRSFNCYIPMPFKTAARIVVRNESDKDLGALFYDINFSRKHFDHKISYFHAYWHREMETELGKDFEILPKISGKGRFLGTNIGVKTAESYEDTWFGEGEVKMYIDGDSDYPSLVGSGTEDYIGTAYGQGAFSHQFQGSPIADAKKGLFAFYRYHQPDPVYFYNDIRVTIQQIGGAPKEKVLEMANRGVALKPITIDSRDGFVKLLEGDFDDLEDPSLPDGWTNFYRSDDVSATAYFYLDKPVSELPALQKLEERLIQSE
- a CDS encoding acetyl-CoA carboxylase carboxyltransferase subunit alpha; this translates as MEYLDFEQPIKELEDQYKKACNIGEESEVDVTATCKQIEKKLKEKKKEIYKNLTPWQRVQISRHPNRPYTLDYIHAICGDTFLELHGDRNVRDDKAMIGGLGKIGDQSYMFIGQQKGYNTKTRQYRNFGMANPEGYRKALRLMKSAEKFNIPVVCFVDTPGAYPGLEAEERGQGEAIARNILEMTRLEVPIIVVIIGEGASGGALGIGVGDKVMMLENTWYSVISPESCSSILWRSWDYKEQAAEALKLTATDMKKQKLIDEIIKEPLGGAHGNRDEIFDTVKSSISQAYDDLKNLSPKERIEKRMDKYLAMGVFDG